A portion of the Lysinibacillus timonensis genome contains these proteins:
- a CDS encoding HD-GYP domain-containing protein: MVRNLFNSTLYNPIYFRYGFFIILIVSVLVNCFTLHSDSQFYIFYILSVIFLGIGFYNKPFWFLLLFTVIVVIFRHYLIPEPENHIGSFLVLLCTYLLITLISSGLMKNVQKVKEDNLELTTALANALDSRDRYTMHHSENVAKYAVQIAKKLNISKSNCEIIHKGALLHDIGKIGIPEHILLKSGKLTEDEYEIIKTHPTLGYNMIKHIERFHTNGVLDIVLYHHERYDGKGYPSGLKGDQIPLFARIVAIADTFDAMTTKRIYRDELELKYVLNEIRKNKGTQFDPEIVDVFLSLFEKD; encoded by the coding sequence ATGGTTAGAAATTTATTTAATAGTACTTTATATAATCCGATCTACTTTCGTTATGGGTTTTTTATCATATTAATTGTTAGTGTCCTCGTTAACTGCTTCACGCTTCATAGTGATAGCCAATTTTATATATTTTACATTTTATCTGTCATTTTCCTTGGAATCGGTTTTTATAACAAACCTTTTTGGTTCCTATTATTATTTACTGTCATTGTCGTAATATTTAGGCATTATCTAATACCTGAACCAGAGAACCACATTGGCAGCTTTCTAGTCCTTTTGTGTACTTACCTTCTTATTACACTCATTTCATCTGGATTAATGAAAAATGTACAAAAGGTAAAAGAGGATAATTTGGAGTTAACGACAGCACTTGCGAATGCCCTGGATTCAAGAGATCGTTACACGATGCATCATTCTGAAAATGTTGCAAAATACGCAGTTCAAATCGCTAAGAAGCTGAATATTTCTAAATCGAATTGCGAGATTATTCATAAAGGGGCATTACTTCACGATATTGGGAAAATTGGAATCCCTGAACATATTCTATTAAAATCAGGGAAGTTAACAGAGGATGAATATGAAATCATCAAAACACACCCAACACTTGGGTATAACATGATAAAACACATTGAGAGATTCCATACAAATGGGGTTTTAGATATTGTTTTATACCATCATGAAAGATACGATGGTAAAGGTTATCCTTCGGGGCTTAAAGGAGATCAAATCCCCTTATTTGCACGAATTGTTGCAATAGCCGATACCTTCGATGCCATGACGACAAAACGTATATATAGAGATGAACTTGAATTAAAATATGTACTCAATGAGATACGTAAAAATAAGGGGACACAATTTGACCCTGAAATTGTGGATGTTTTTTTAAGTTTATTTGAGAAAGATTAG